One part of the Paraburkholderia flagellata genome encodes these proteins:
- the mltB gene encoding lytic murein transglycosylase B: MTLKTALFASSRPRRTTLALALCVAASLCTGAARAQTAAPKSRQAPLTLAQAQPQTPTQGQTFEEEIVPQRYANNPDVDGFINDMVARYDFDPTALHALFASANYSATAVKLVTPSPVPGVKNWRAYQARFLDPVRINAGVRFWRANQATLQRASEEFGVPPEVIVGIIGVETIYGRYMGNFRVLDALTTLAFDYPNTPNRAERMATFRKNLEDYLVWTRDAQIDPSSVLGSYTGAIGIPQFLPSSIVQYAVDYEGNNHIDLRASTADAIGSVANYLRQNGWESGRPVVWNIATDAGSLGIAQAAADGKPEPRWPLSQLLRSGLVLDQPDVDVAAEAGTPITVIDLPTPGRGTEYKLGLKNFYVLTRYNRSFFYALAVYQLGMRVKAQMLATQPGVGVGPANGNGGNGGNGDSNGANGNGNGMNSAPNGTGTTAPGQQD; this comes from the coding sequence ATGACGCTCAAGACCGCTCTGTTTGCCTCCAGCCGCCCACGTCGCACGACCCTCGCACTCGCGCTTTGCGTCGCGGCGTCGTTGTGCACCGGCGCGGCGCGCGCGCAAACTGCCGCGCCGAAATCGCGACAGGCGCCGCTCACGCTCGCGCAGGCACAGCCGCAAACGCCGACGCAGGGCCAGACGTTCGAAGAGGAAATCGTCCCGCAGCGCTACGCGAACAATCCGGACGTCGACGGCTTCATCAACGACATGGTGGCGCGCTACGACTTCGATCCCACCGCGCTGCACGCGCTCTTCGCGAGCGCGAATTATTCGGCGACGGCGGTGAAGCTCGTCACGCCCTCGCCGGTTCCGGGTGTGAAGAACTGGCGCGCGTATCAGGCGCGCTTTCTCGACCCAGTCCGCATCAATGCGGGCGTGCGCTTCTGGCGCGCGAACCAGGCCACGCTGCAGCGCGCGTCGGAAGAGTTTGGCGTGCCGCCTGAGGTGATCGTCGGCATCATCGGCGTGGAGACGATCTACGGCCGCTACATGGGCAATTTCCGCGTGCTTGACGCGCTCACCACGCTCGCCTTCGATTATCCGAACACGCCGAACCGCGCCGAGCGCATGGCAACGTTCCGCAAGAATCTCGAGGACTACCTCGTGTGGACGCGCGACGCGCAAATCGATCCGTCGTCGGTGCTCGGCTCGTACACGGGCGCGATCGGCATTCCGCAGTTCCTGCCGAGCAGCATCGTGCAATACGCGGTGGACTACGAGGGCAACAATCACATCGACCTGCGCGCGAGCACGGCCGACGCGATCGGCAGCGTGGCGAACTATTTGAGGCAGAACGGCTGGGAATCGGGCCGGCCCGTGGTGTGGAATATCGCCACCGATGCGGGCAGCCTCGGCATTGCGCAGGCCGCCGCGGACGGCAAGCCGGAACCGCGCTGGCCGCTCAGCCAGTTGCTGCGCTCGGGGCTCGTGCTCGACCAGCCGGACGTGGACGTCGCCGCCGAGGCGGGCACGCCCATCACGGTGATCGATCTGCCGACGCCTGGACGCGGCACCGAGTACAAGCTCGGGCTCAAGAACTTTTATGTGCTCACGCGCTATAACCGCAGCTTCTTCTATGCGCTTGCTGTGTATCAGCTGGGTATGCGCGTAAAGGCGCAGATGCTGGCGACGCAGCCGGGCGTGGGCGTGGGCCCGGCGAACGGCAATGGTGGGAATGGGGGCAACGGCGACAGCAACGGCGCCAACGGAAATGGCAACGGCATGAACAGCGCCCCGAATGGTACGGGCACGACAGCACCCGGACAGCAAGACTAA
- the rfaE1 gene encoding D-glycero-beta-D-manno-heptose-7-phosphate kinase: MSISQTPQPEATPVAALATAIAPEVRVVPREKLATSRVLVVGDVMLDRYWFGDVNRISPEAPVPVVHVQRKEDRLGGAANVARNAAALGAHAGLLCVVGHDEPGERIVELLDESNVNAYLERDPALPTTIKLRVLSRQQQLLRVDFENTPAHEILLASLARFDALLPTHDVILLSDYAKGGLTHVTQMIAKARAAGKAVLVDPKGDDWERYRGASLITPNRAELREVVGTWKSEEDLHARVTKLRRELQFDALLLTRSEEGMTLFSDDGVLHAAADAREVYDVSGAGDTVIATVAVMLGAGLPLVEGVALANRAAGIVVGKLGTATVDYDELFQ, encoded by the coding sequence ATGTCAATCTCGCAAACTCCGCAGCCTGAAGCGACGCCTGTCGCCGCACTTGCAACGGCTATCGCGCCGGAAGTGCGCGTCGTGCCGCGCGAGAAGCTCGCCACCTCGCGCGTTCTGGTGGTGGGCGACGTCATGCTCGACCGCTACTGGTTCGGCGATGTCAACCGCATCTCGCCGGAAGCGCCGGTGCCGGTCGTGCATGTGCAGCGCAAGGAAGACCGACTGGGCGGCGCCGCGAACGTCGCGCGCAACGCGGCGGCGCTCGGCGCCCATGCGGGCCTCTTGTGCGTGGTGGGCCACGACGAACCCGGCGAGCGCATCGTCGAGTTGCTCGACGAAAGCAACGTGAATGCGTATCTCGAACGCGATCCCGCGTTGCCGACCACCATCAAGCTGCGCGTGCTTTCGCGCCAGCAACAGCTCTTGCGTGTGGATTTCGAGAACACGCCCGCGCACGAGATCCTGCTCGCCAGCCTCGCACGTTTCGACGCGCTGCTGCCCACGCACGACGTGATTCTGCTCTCCGACTACGCAAAGGGCGGCCTCACGCACGTCACGCAGATGATCGCGAAGGCTCGCGCTGCGGGCAAGGCGGTCCTTGTCGATCCCAAGGGGGACGACTGGGAGCGCTATCGCGGCGCGAGCCTCATCACGCCGAACCGCGCGGAGCTGCGCGAGGTGGTGGGCACCTGGAAGTCCGAGGAGGACCTCCACGCACGCGTGACGAAGCTGCGCCGGGAACTGCAGTTCGATGCGCTGCTGCTCACGCGCTCGGAAGAGGGTATGACGCTCTTTTCCGATGACGGCGTGCTGCACGCGGCGGCTGACGCGCGCGAAGTGTATGATGTCTCGGGCGCCGGCGACACGGTGATCGCGACTGTCGCGGTCATGCTGGGCGCGGGTTTGCCGCTCGTCGAAGGCGTTGCGCTCGCGAATCGCGCAGCCGGCATCGTGGTCGGCAAGCTCGGTACGGCCACCGTCGATTACGACGAACTCTTTCAATAA
- a CDS encoding UDP-glucose dehydrogenase family protein — MKITIVGTGYVGLVTGACLAEIGHDVFCLDVDPRKIDILNGGGVPIHEPGLLELIARNRAAGRITFSTDVAASVEHGEVQFIAVGTPPDEDGSADLQYVLEAARSIGRHMNGFKVVVDKSTVPVGTAQRVHGVLAEELAKRGLMHSVDHRYSVVSNPEFLKEGAAVDDFMRPDRIIIGLDEDENGDAAREKMKRLYAPFNRNHERTIYMDVRSAEFTKYAANAMLATRISFMNEMANLADRVGADIESVRRGIGSDPRIGYHFLYAGCGYGGSCFPKDVQALIRTAAESGQNLRVLEAVEEVNHGQKEVLVKKIARVCGEDLTGKHFAVWGLAFKPNTDDMREAPSRRLIADLLARGATVAAWDPVAAEEAQRVFALDLAHAPEQHARLTFASSQDDALTDADALVIVTEWTAFKAPDFVHLKKVLKAPRIFDGRNLYEPDAMAELGIDYHSIGRPHVNLANSAA, encoded by the coding sequence ATGAAGATCACCATTGTCGGTACCGGCTACGTCGGCCTCGTCACCGGTGCGTGCCTTGCCGAAATCGGCCACGACGTGTTTTGCCTCGATGTCGATCCGCGCAAGATCGATATCCTGAATGGCGGCGGCGTGCCGATTCACGAGCCGGGCCTGCTCGAACTCATCGCGCGCAACCGCGCGGCCGGGCGCATCACTTTTTCCACCGACGTGGCGGCGAGCGTCGAGCACGGCGAGGTGCAGTTCATCGCCGTGGGCACGCCGCCTGACGAAGACGGTTCGGCCGATCTCCAGTACGTGCTCGAGGCGGCGCGCAGCATTGGCCGCCACATGAACGGCTTCAAGGTGGTCGTCGACAAGTCGACGGTCCCCGTCGGCACGGCGCAGCGCGTGCACGGCGTGTTGGCCGAAGAACTTGCGAAGCGCGGCCTCATGCATAGCGTGGACCATCGCTACTCGGTCGTCTCGAACCCCGAGTTCCTGAAAGAAGGCGCGGCCGTGGACGACTTCATGCGCCCGGACCGCATCATCATCGGGCTCGACGAGGACGAGAACGGCGACGCCGCGCGCGAGAAGATGAAGCGCCTCTACGCGCCGTTCAACCGCAATCACGAGCGCACGATCTACATGGATGTGCGCTCCGCCGAATTCACGAAGTACGCGGCGAATGCCATGCTCGCCACGCGCATCTCGTTCATGAACGAGATGGCGAATCTCGCCGACCGCGTGGGCGCCGACATCGAGTCGGTGCGCCGCGGCATCGGTTCCGATCCGCGCATCGGCTATCACTTCCTTTATGCGGGCTGCGGCTATGGCGGCTCGTGCTTCCCGAAGGACGTGCAGGCGCTGATCCGCACGGCCGCGGAGTCGGGCCAGAACCTGCGCGTGCTCGAAGCGGTCGAGGAGGTCAATCACGGCCAGAAGGAAGTGCTCGTCAAGAAGATCGCCAGGGTGTGCGGCGAAGACCTCACTGGCAAGCACTTCGCCGTGTGGGGTCTCGCATTCAAGCCGAATACCGACGACATGCGCGAAGCGCCGAGCCGCCGTCTGATCGCCGACCTGCTTGCACGTGGCGCGACGGTGGCCGCGTGGGATCCGGTTGCGGCCGAGGAAGCGCAGCGCGTATTCGCGCTCGATCTCGCGCACGCGCCAGAGCAGCATGCGCGCCTTACGTTCGCGTCGAGCCAGGACGACGCCCTCACGGACGCGGACGCGCTCGTGATCGTCACCGAATGGACCGCGTTCAAGGCGCCTGATTTCGTGCATTTGAAGAAGGTGCTCAAGGCACCGCGTATCTTCGACGGACGCAATCTCTACGAGCCCGACGCCATGGCGGAGCTCGGCATTGACTATCACTCGATTGGGCGGCCCCATGTCAATCTCGCAAACTCCGCAGCCTGA
- the cysM gene encoding cysteine synthase CysM yields MPYKTIEDTIGNTPLVQLVRLPDDEIRARNNVVLAKLEGNNPAGSVKDRPALSMIRKAEERGRIKPGDTLIEATSGNTGIALAMAAAIRGYRMVLIMPEDLSVERRQSMAAYGAEIMLTPVKGGMEYARDLAEQMQRDGKGIILDQFANPDNPLAHYETTGPEIWRDTEGRITHFVSSMGTTGTIMGTSQFLKEKNQAIEIVGAQPEEGSRIPGIRKWPEAYMPKIFDRSRVDRVENVSQAAAENMARRLASVEGIFAGISSGGACEVAMRLARQLENATIVFIICDRGDRYLSTGVFPA; encoded by the coding sequence ATGCCCTACAAGACCATTGAAGACACGATCGGCAATACGCCGCTCGTGCAGCTCGTCCGCCTGCCGGACGACGAAATCCGCGCCCGCAATAACGTCGTGCTCGCCAAGCTGGAAGGCAACAACCCGGCTGGGTCGGTGAAGGACCGCCCGGCGCTTTCGATGATTCGCAAAGCCGAAGAGCGCGGCCGCATCAAGCCGGGCGATACGCTCATCGAGGCGACGAGCGGGAATACGGGCATCGCGCTTGCCATGGCAGCGGCCATTCGCGGCTACAGGATGGTGCTCATCATGCCGGAGGACCTCTCGGTCGAGCGCCGTCAGAGCATGGCCGCGTACGGCGCCGAAATCATGCTCACGCCCGTCAAGGGCGGCATGGAATATGCGCGCGACCTCGCTGAGCAAATGCAACGCGACGGCAAGGGCATCATCCTCGACCAGTTCGCCAATCCCGACAATCCGCTTGCGCATTACGAGACCACTGGCCCGGAAATCTGGCGCGATACCGAAGGGCGCATCACGCACTTCGTTTCGTCGATGGGCACGACCGGCACGATCATGGGCACCTCCCAGTTCCTGAAGGAAAAGAATCAGGCTATCGAGATCGTCGGCGCGCAGCCGGAAGAAGGCTCGCGCATTCCGGGCATCCGCAAGTGGCCCGAAGCGTACATGCCGAAGATTTTCGACCGCAGCCGCGTGGATCGCGTGGAGAACGTGAGCCAGGCCGCCGCCGAAAACATGGCGCGCCGACTCGCCTCGGTCGAAGGCATTTTCGCGGGTATCTCGTCGGGCGGCGCATGCGAAGTGGCGATGCGCCTTGCGCGCCAGCTCGAGAACGCGACGATCGTGTTCATCATCTGCGATCGTGGCGACCGCTATCTGTCTACGGGTGTGTTTCCCGCGTGA
- a CDS encoding integration host factor subunit beta, with translation MTKSELVAQLATRFPQLVLKDADFAVKTMLDAMSEALAKGHRIEIRGFGSFGLNRRPSRVGRNPKSGEKVLVPEKFVPHFKPGKELRERVDRNSGEPLKADEPDDDL, from the coding sequence ATGACCAAATCTGAATTGGTCGCGCAGCTGGCTACGCGATTTCCGCAACTTGTTCTCAAGGATGCGGATTTCGCGGTCAAGACGATGCTCGATGCGATGTCCGAGGCACTTGCCAAGGGCCATCGCATCGAAATTCGTGGCTTTGGCAGCTTCGGCCTGAATCGTCGGCCGTCGCGCGTTGGGCGCAATCCCAAGTCGGGTGAAAAGGTGCTGGTGCCTGAGAAGTTCGTGCCGCACTTCAAGCCGGGCAAGGAGTTGCGCGAGCGCGTGGACCGTAATTCGGGCGAGCCGCTGAAGGCAGACGAGCCGGACGACGACCTGTAA
- a CDS encoding lipopolysaccharide assembly protein LapA domain-containing protein, producing the protein MRLIAWVIRVLVFVLLLVLALANTQTATLNFLAGYSWQAPLILIGLAFFVVGLLAGLLSALPGVFRLRMENGRLKRDLRVARETPAPSVEPPLPPLI; encoded by the coding sequence ATGAGATTGATCGCCTGGGTGATCCGTGTGCTGGTGTTCGTACTGCTGCTCGTACTCGCGCTCGCCAACACGCAAACCGCGACGCTGAACTTTCTGGCCGGATATTCATGGCAGGCTCCGCTGATCCTGATCGGCCTCGCGTTTTTTGTGGTGGGGCTGCTGGCGGGGCTCCTTTCCGCGCTGCCCGGCGTGTTCCGGCTGCGCATGGAAAACGGCCGCCTCAAACGCGACCTGCGCGTGGCACGTGAAACGCCTGCGCCGAGCGTCGAGCCGCCGCTGCCGCCGCTCATCTGA
- a CDS encoding enoyl-CoA hydratase: protein MPCVSPSLVEVTRDAYGVPGVVRLTLNRPDAFNALSELLIDAVQTELAALAKSDARVIVIAAAGRAFCAGHDLREMRAAPSHEYYAKLFERCSKMMLAIQKMPQPVIARVQGVATAAGCQLVAMCDLAVAADTARFAVSGINLGLFCSTPAVPLSRNVSRKAAFEMLMTGEFIDAQKALREGLVNRVVPADELDAAVTALAASICAKPREAVEAGKGLFYRQIEMGIEAAYQLAGQTMACNMMTDPALDGVQAFIDKRGAK from the coding sequence ATTCCCTGCGTTTCGCCATCGCTCGTCGAAGTGACGCGCGACGCGTACGGCGTGCCAGGCGTCGTGCGCCTCACGCTGAATCGCCCGGATGCGTTCAACGCGCTTTCCGAATTGCTCATCGATGCCGTGCAGACCGAACTCGCCGCGCTGGCAAAATCCGATGCGCGCGTGATCGTGATCGCTGCAGCGGGCCGCGCGTTTTGCGCGGGCCATGATCTCAGGGAAATGCGCGCGGCGCCCTCGCACGAGTACTACGCGAAACTGTTCGAACGCTGCTCGAAGATGATGCTGGCCATCCAAAAGATGCCGCAGCCTGTGATCGCGCGCGTGCAGGGCGTGGCGACGGCAGCGGGCTGCCAGCTCGTCGCGATGTGCGATCTGGCGGTGGCGGCGGATACGGCGCGCTTTGCCGTGTCGGGCATCAATCTCGGGCTCTTCTGCTCGACGCCCGCTGTGCCGCTCTCGCGCAACGTCTCGCGCAAGGCGGCCTTCGAAATGCTGATGACGGGCGAATTCATCGACGCGCAAAAGGCGCTGCGCGAAGGCCTCGTGAATCGCGTCGTCCCCGCCGACGAGCTCGACGCCGCCGTGACGGCGCTTGCCGCGAGCATCTGCGCGAAGCCTCGCGAGGCGGTCGAGGCAGGCAAGGGGCTCTTCTACCGACAGATCGAAATGGGCATCGAAGCCGCGTATCAACTGGCCGGACAGACCATGGCCTGCAACATGATGACCGACCCCGCGCTCGACGGCGTGCAGGCATTCATCGACAAACGCGGGGCGAAATAG
- a CDS encoding ComEA family DNA-binding protein — MFRKILAAAALLAVFGHAFAAVDVNTANEDALRGIKGIGPARAKAILDERGAHGPYKDAADLGKRVKGLGGHTVERLQAEGLAVGPANAQAGQAKVAQATPAKAGAPQAATVAVKK; from the coding sequence ATGTTCCGAAAAATCCTTGCGGCGGCCGCGCTTCTGGCCGTATTCGGCCACGCCTTCGCGGCCGTGGACGTCAACACGGCCAACGAAGACGCGCTTCGCGGCATCAAGGGCATTGGACCCGCGCGCGCCAAGGCCATTCTCGACGAGCGCGGCGCGCACGGCCCGTACAAGGATGCCGCTGACCTCGGCAAGCGCGTGAAGGGCTTGGGCGGTCATACCGTCGAACGTTTGCAGGCCGAAGGATTGGCGGTCGGTCCCGCGAATGCTCAAGCGGGGCAGGCGAAGGTTGCACAGGCAACGCCCGCGAAGGCGGGGGCGCCGCAGGCGGCGACCGTGGCCGTCAAAAAGTAG
- the lapB gene encoding lipopolysaccharide assembly protein LapB has product MDLDFWWLLVIPVAFALGWMASRYDLKALLSESANLPRSYFRGLNFLLNEQPDKAIDAFIEVAKLDPETVELHFALGNLFRRRGETDRAIRVHQNLLSRSDLPVNERDHALYELGQDFLKAGMLDRAEETFGKLKSGDFALGAQRALLAIYEIEKDWNRCIDTARHLETMGAASLDLEIAQFHCELAQEALQQKKPDEARRQLALALKANSQNVRATILAGDVDAASGDCGTALGHWREVEAQNSSYLPLVAEKVMKAYETLGRAEEGAQLLTTWVDAYPSNDLLDVAYKYVAALRGADAAHALARTQMQKSPNLAGMARLLEAQQATAEEPRRSELELMRKLLQQRTKNLPRYTCQNCGFRARLFYWQCPGCSGWETYAPRRVEPVPASS; this is encoded by the coding sequence ATGGATCTCGATTTTTGGTGGCTCCTCGTCATTCCCGTGGCATTCGCGCTCGGATGGATGGCGTCGCGCTACGACCTGAAGGCACTCCTCTCCGAAAGCGCCAACCTGCCGCGCTCGTATTTTCGCGGGCTGAATTTTCTGCTCAACGAGCAGCCGGACAAGGCCATCGACGCGTTCATCGAGGTCGCCAAGCTCGACCCTGAAACCGTCGAACTGCACTTCGCGCTCGGCAATCTGTTTCGCCGCCGCGGCGAGACCGATCGTGCGATCCGCGTGCACCAGAATCTGCTCTCGCGCTCCGACCTGCCCGTGAACGAGCGCGACCACGCGCTCTATGAACTCGGCCAGGACTTCCTGAAGGCCGGCATGCTCGATCGCGCCGAGGAAACCTTCGGCAAGCTCAAGTCGGGAGACTTCGCGCTTGGCGCACAGCGCGCGCTGCTCGCGATCTACGAGATCGAGAAGGACTGGAACCGCTGCATCGACACCGCACGTCATCTCGAGACGATGGGCGCGGCGTCGCTCGATCTCGAGATCGCGCAGTTCCATTGCGAACTCGCGCAGGAAGCGCTCCAGCAGAAAAAGCCCGACGAAGCACGCCGTCAGCTAGCGCTGGCGCTCAAGGCCAATTCGCAGAACGTGCGCGCGACGATACTCGCGGGCGACGTCGATGCGGCAAGCGGAGATTGCGGGACGGCGCTTGGCCACTGGCGCGAAGTCGAGGCGCAAAACTCCTCGTATCTGCCGCTCGTCGCCGAGAAGGTCATGAAGGCCTACGAGACGCTCGGCCGCGCCGAAGAGGGCGCGCAGTTGCTCACGACATGGGTTGACGCGTATCCGTCCAACGATCTGCTCGACGTCGCTTACAAGTATGTCGCCGCGCTGCGCGGCGCCGACGCGGCGCACGCGCTCGCCCGCACGCAGATGCAGAAGTCGCCGAACCTCGCTGGCATGGCGCGCCTGCTTGAAGCGCAGCAGGCGACGGCCGAAGAACCGCGCCGCAGTGAACTCGAACTGATGCGCAAGCTGCTCCAGCAGCGCACCAAGAACCTGCCTCGCTACACCTGCCAGAACTGCGGCTTCCGGGCGCGCCTCTTCTACTGGCAGTGTCCGGGCTGCAGTGGTTGGGAAACCTATGCGCCGCGCCGCGTCGAGCCGGTTCCCGCATCGAGTTGA
- a CDS encoding histone deacetylase family protein, translating to MTTGFFSHPDFLLHEMGEWHPECPARLQAIEDQLIASRIDALIERDESAPLATEADLLRVHTQAHIDFIRNTAPKEGYASIDSDTLMNPHTWQAALRAAGAAIAATDAVLAGRYENAFCSVRPPGHHAEPARAMGFCFFNNIAIAARHALEVHGLQRVAIVDFDVHHGNGTEAAFAGDSRVLMCSFFQHPFYPYTGTENPAPNMVNLPIAARTKGMEVREAIDIMWLPRLHEFKPEMVFVSAGFDAHREDDLGNMGLVEDDFAWITEQIREIAGRYAKGRIVSSLEGGYNLSALGRSVVAHLRVLADI from the coding sequence ATGACGACCGGTTTCTTCTCTCACCCCGATTTTCTGCTGCACGAGATGGGCGAATGGCATCCTGAATGCCCGGCGCGCCTGCAGGCCATCGAAGACCAGCTGATCGCAAGCCGCATCGACGCGCTGATCGAGCGCGACGAATCGGCGCCCCTCGCGACCGAGGCGGACCTCCTGCGCGTGCATACCCAGGCGCACATCGACTTCATCCGCAACACGGCGCCCAAGGAAGGCTACGCGAGCATCGACTCCGACACGCTGATGAATCCGCACACATGGCAGGCGGCGCTGCGTGCTGCGGGTGCGGCGATCGCGGCTACCGACGCGGTGCTCGCAGGGCGCTACGAGAACGCATTCTGCAGCGTGCGGCCGCCCGGCCATCACGCGGAGCCCGCGCGCGCGATGGGCTTTTGCTTCTTCAATAACATAGCGATCGCGGCGCGCCATGCACTGGAAGTCCATGGCCTCCAACGCGTGGCCATCGTGGATTTCGACGTCCATCACGGCAATGGCACCGAAGCGGCGTTCGCGGGCGATTCGCGCGTGCTGATGTGCAGCTTTTTCCAGCATCCGTTCTATCCGTACACGGGGACCGAGAATCCGGCGCCGAACATGGTCAATCTGCCGATCGCGGCGCGCACGAAGGGCATGGAAGTGCGCGAGGCCATCGACATCATGTGGCTGCCTCGCCTGCACGAATTCAAGCCGGAGATGGTGTTCGTCTCGGCGGGCTTCGACGCGCATCGCGAAGACGATCTCGGCAACATGGGGCTCGTGGAGGACGACTTCGCGTGGATCACGGAACAGATTCGCGAGATCGCGGGCCGCTATGCGAAGGGGCGCATCGTGAGCAGCCTCGAAGGCGGCTATAACCTCTCGGCGCTTGGCCGCAGCGTGGTGGCGCATTTGCGCGTGCTGGCCGATATCTAG
- the rfaD gene encoding ADP-glyceromanno-heptose 6-epimerase, with translation MTLIVTGAAGFIGSNIVKALNERGEDRIIAVDNLTRADKFRNLVDCEIDDYIDKTEFVERFARGDFGDVRAVFHEGACSDTMETDGRYMMDNNFRYSRAVLDTCLAQRVQFLYASSAAIYGGSTRFVEEREVEAPLNVYGYSKFLFDQVIRRVLPTAQSQIAGFRYFNVYGPRETHKARMASVAFHNFNQFRAEGRVKLFGEYNGYAPGEQTRDFVSVEDVVKVNLFFFDHPEKTGIFNLGSGRAQPFNDIATTVVNTLRAMEGKPALSLAEQVKEGLIEYIPFPDALRGKYQCFTQADQSKLRAAGYDAPFLTVQEGVDRYVRWLSGQV, from the coding sequence ATGACCCTCATCGTCACCGGCGCGGCCGGCTTCATCGGCAGCAACATCGTCAAGGCGCTGAACGAACGCGGCGAAGACCGCATCATCGCCGTCGACAATCTCACCCGCGCGGACAAGTTCAGGAATCTCGTCGATTGCGAGATCGACGACTACATCGACAAGACCGAGTTCGTCGAGCGCTTCGCGCGCGGCGACTTCGGCGACGTGCGCGCGGTGTTCCACGAAGGCGCCTGTTCGGACACGATGGAAACCGACGGCCGCTACATGATGGACAACAACTTTCGCTATAGCCGCGCCGTGCTCGACACGTGTCTCGCGCAGCGCGTGCAGTTTCTGTATGCGTCGTCGGCGGCGATCTATGGCGGCTCGACACGCTTCGTCGAAGAGCGCGAAGTGGAAGCGCCGCTGAACGTGTACGGCTATTCGAAGTTCCTGTTCGACCAGGTGATCCGCCGCGTGCTGCCCACCGCGCAAAGCCAGATTGCCGGCTTTCGCTATTTCAACGTGTATGGTCCGCGCGAGACGCACAAGGCGCGCATGGCCTCGGTGGCGTTCCACAACTTCAACCAGTTCCGCGCCGAAGGGCGTGTAAAGCTGTTCGGCGAATACAACGGCTACGCGCCGGGCGAGCAGACGCGCGACTTCGTCTCCGTCGAGGACGTGGTGAAGGTCAACCTGTTCTTCTTCGATCATCCGGAAAAGACGGGCATCTTCAACCTGGGCAGCGGCCGTGCACAGCCGTTCAACGACATCGCAACGACCGTGGTGAACACGCTGCGTGCGATGGAAGGCAAGCCTGCGCTGTCGCTCGCGGAGCAGGTCAAGGAAGGGCTGATCGAGTACATCCCGTTTCCCGATGCGCTGCGTGGCAAGTATCAATGCTTCACGCAAGCAGACCAGTCGAAGCTGCGCGCAGCGGGCTACGACGCGCCGTTCCTGACGGTGCAGGAAGGGGTGGATCGTTACGTACGTTGGCTTTCTGGCCAGGTGTAA